A portion of the Ficedula albicollis isolate OC2 chromosome 4, FicAlb1.5, whole genome shotgun sequence genome contains these proteins:
- the LOXL3 gene encoding lysyl oxidase homolog 3 isoform X1 produces the protein MGQGTGPIHLNEVQCRGTEKSLWNCPFRNITQEDCKHSEDAAVRCNIPYMGYENLIRLSGGRSRFEGRVEVALGAGDGERPRWGLVCGEGWGTLEAMVACRQLGLGFANHGLQETWYWDASNVTEMVMSGVKCAGHEMSLSHCQHHGASLSCRNTGTRFAAGVICSETASDLLLHAPLVQETAYIEDRPLHMLYCAAEENCLASSARLANWPYGHRRLLRFSSQIHNRGRADFRPKAGRHSWVWHECHRHYHSMDIFTHYDILTPNGTKVAEGHKASFCLEDTECEEDVAKRYECANFGEQGITVGCWDLYRHDIDCQWIDITDVKPGNYILQVVINPNFEVAESDFTNNAMKCNCKYDGHRIWVHSCHIGDALSEEANKRFEQYPGQLNNQIS, from the exons ATGGGGCAAG GGACGGGCCCCATCCACCTGAACGAGGTGCAGTGCCGGGGCACCGAGAAGTCCCTCTGGAACTGCCCCTTCAGGAACATCACGCAGGAGGACTGCAAGCACTCGGAGGATGCAGCTGTTCGCTGCAACATCCCCTACATGGGCTACGAGAACCTG attCGGCTGAGCGGGGGCCGGAGCCGCTTCGAGGGGCGGGTCGAGGTGGCGCTGGGGGCTGGCGACGGGGAGCGGCCCCGCTGGGGCCTGGTGTGCGGCGAAGGCTGGGGCACGCTGGAGGCCATGGTGGCCTGTCGCCAGCTGGGTCTGGGATTCGCTAACCACGGCTTACAA GAGACGTGGTACTGGGACGCCAGCAACGTGACAGAGATGGTCATGAGCGGGGTGAAGTGTGCCGGCCACGAGATGTCCCTGAGCCACTGCCAGCACCACGgtgccagcctgagctgcaggaacacGGGCACGCGCTTCGCTGCGGGCGTCATCTGCTCCGAGA ctgcctctgACCTGCTGCTGCACGCGCCGCTGGTGCAGGAGACGGCCTACATCGAGGACCGGCCGCTGCACATGCTGTACTGCGCCGCCGAGGAGAACTGCCTGGCCAGCTCGGCCCGCCTGGCCAACTGGCCCTACGGCCACCGCCGCCTGCTCCGCTTCTCCTCCCAGATCCACAACCGCGGCCGCGCCGACTTCCGCCCCAAGGCCGGCCGCCACTCCTGGGTCTGGCACGAGTGCCACCG GCACTACCACAGCATGGACATCTTCACTCACTACGACATCCTGACCCCCAACGGCACCAAGGTGGCCGAGGGACACAAGGCCAGCTTCTGCCTGGAGGACACTGAGTGCGAGGAAG acGTGGCCAAGAGGTACGAGTGTGCCAACTTTGGGGAGCAGGGCATCACTGTGGGCTGCTGGGACCTGTACCGGCACGACATCGACTGCCAGTGGATCGACATCACTGATGTCAAGCCAGGCAACTAcatcctgcag GTCGTGATCAACCCCAACTTCGAGGTGGCAGAAAGTGACTTCACCAACAATGCCATGAAATGCAACTGCAAGTACGACGGGCACCGCATCTGGGTGCACAGCTGCCACATCG GAGATGCGCTCAGCGAGGAGGCCAACAAGCGGTTTGAGCAGTACCCAGGTCAGCTCAACAACCAGATTTCATAG
- the HTRA2 gene encoding serine protease HTRA2, mitochondrial: protein PPPPSSPRAAFNFIADVVEKTAPALVYVEIVGRHPFLGREVPISNGSGFLVSPDGLIVTNAHVVANRRRVRVKLASGEMYDAVVQDVDQVADIATIKIKPKHPLPTLPLGRSAEVRQGEFVVAMGSPFALQNTITSGIVSSAQRGSRELGLAATDMEYIQTDAAIDFGNSGGPLVNLDGEVIGVNTMKVTSGISFAIPSDRLRKFLQKEEQRKSSWFGNAETKRRYIGVMMLTLTPSILAELKLRDPTFPDISYGVLIHKVIIGSPAHQAGLKAGDVVLEINGAVSRRAEDVYEAVRTQQSLALLVRRGYDTLLVSVVPEVTE from the exons ccccctccgcccAGCTCCCCCCGCGCCGCCTTCAACTTCATCGCCGACGTGGTGGAGAAAACGGCGCCCGCGCTGGTCTACGTGGAGATCGTGGGCAG ACACCCCTTCCTGGGCCGGGAGGTGCCCATCTCCAATGGCTCAGGTTTCCTGGTGTCCCCGGACGGGCTGATCGTCACCAACGCGCACGTGGTGGCGAACCGGCGGCGCGTGCGGGTGAAGCTGGCCAGCGGCGAGATGTACGACGCCGTGGTGCAGGACGTGGACCAGGTGGCGGACATCGCCACCATCAAGATCAAGCCCAAG CACCCGCTGCCCACGCTGCCGCTGGGCCGCTCGGCCGAGGTGAGGCAGGGCGAGTTCGTGGTGGCCATGGGCAGCCCCTTTGCCCTGCAGAACACCATCACCTCGGGCATCGTCAGCTCGGCGCAGCGCGGCAGCCGcgagctggggctggctgccACCGACATGGAGTACATCCAGACCGACGCCGCCATCGAT TTTGGGAACTCTGGGGGCCCCCTCGTCAACCTG gatgGTGAGGTGATTGGTGTGAACACCATGAAGGTGACATCGGGCATCTCCTTTGCCATCCCCTCCGACCGGCTGCGGAAGTtcctgcagaaggaggagcagcGCAAGA GCTCCTGGTTTGGCAATGCAGAGACAAAGCGCCGGTACATCGGGGTGATGATGCTGACCCTCACTCCCAG catcctggcagagctgaagcTGCGTGACCCCACCTTTCCCGACATCTCCTACGGCGTGCTGATCCACAAGGTGATCATCGGCTCCCCAGCACACCA GGCAGGGCTGAAGGCTGGGGACGTGGTGCTGGAGATCAACGGGGCGGTGTCGCGGCGTGCCGAGGACGTGTACGAGGCGGTGCGGACGCAGCAGAGCCTGGCGCTGCTGGTGCGGCGTGGCTACGACACCCTGCTGGTCAGCGTCGTCCCCGAGGTCACCGAGTAG
- the LOXL3 gene encoding lysyl oxidase homolog 3 isoform X3, with the protein MGGCGSWAWPELLVLLGSAWLWVGSAEPPPPPPTPAPQPQLRFRLAGYPRKHNEGRVEVFYNDEWGTICDDDFTLGNAHVLCRQLGFVAATGWAHSAKYGKGVGRIWLDNVNCAGNEKSIGDCKHRGWGNSDCSHEEDAGVVCKDERIPGFKDSNVIESEQSHVEEVRLRPVVAGGRRQLPVTEGIVEVRYKDSWAQICDQGWHSHNSRVVCGMMGFPAEKKVNRNFYKLFTERQQLNYRLHSVSCAGTEVHLSMCSFEFYRGNSSAACEAGMPAVVSCVPGPLFTSAHKKKQRQQQQQQGQPRIRLKGGARVGEGRVEVLRSSEWGTICDDRWNLQSASVVCRELGFGSAKEALTGARMGQGTGPIHLNEVQCRGTEKSLWNCPFRNITQEDCKHSEDAAVRCNIPYMGYENLIRLSGGRSRFEGRVEVALGAGDGERPRWGLVCGEGWGTLEAMVACRQLGLGFANHGLQETWYWDASNVTEMVMSGVKCAGHEMSLSHCQHHGASLSCRNTGTRFAAGVICSETASDLLLHAPLVQETAYIEDRPLHMLYCAAEENCLASSARLANWPYGHRRLLRFSSQIHNRGRADFRPKAGRHSWVWHECHRHYHSMDIFTHYDILTPNGTKVAEGHKASFCLEDTECEEDVAKRYECANFGEQGITVGCWDLYRHDIDCQWIDITDVKPGNYILQVVINPNFEVAESDFTNNAMKCNCKYDGHRIWVHSCHIGDALSEEANKRFEQYPGQLNNQIS; encoded by the exons ATGGGAGGCTGCGGCTCGTGGGCatggccagagctgctggtgctgctgggcagcgcCTGGCTGTGGGTGGGCAGtgccgag ccccccccccccccccccacacccgccccccagccccagctgaggtTCCGCCTGGCCGGATACCCCCGCAAGCACAACGAGGGCCGAGTGGAGGTTTTCTACAACGACGAGTGGGGCACCATCTGCGACGACGACTTCACGCTGGGCAACGCCCACGTGCTGTGCCGGCAGCTCGGCTTCGTGGCTGCCACCGGCTGGGCCCACAGCGCCAAGTACGGCAAAGGAGTCG GGCGGATCTGGCTGGACAATGTGAACTGTGCTGGAAATGAGAAGAGCATTGGGGACTGCAAACACCGGGGCTGGGGGAACAGTGACTGCAGCCACGAGGAGGATGCAGGTGTTGTCTGCAAGGACGAACGCATTCCAGGCTTCAAGGACTCCAATGTCATCGAG AGCGAGCAGAGCCACGTGGAGGAGGTGCGGCTGCGGCCGGTGGTGGCCGGGGGGCGGCGGCAGCTGCCGGTGACAGAGGGCATCGTGGAGGTGCGCTACAAGGACAGCTGGGCGCAGATCTGCgaccagggctggcacagccacaaCAGCCGCGTCGTCTGCGGCATGATGGGCTTCCCAGCAGAGAAGAAAGTCAACAGGAACTTCTACAA gcTCTTCACGGAGCGGCAGCAGCTCAACTACCGCCTGCACTCGGTGTCCTGCGCGGGGACAGAG GTGCACCTGTCCATGTGCTCCTTCGAGTTCTACCGGGGCAACTCGTCGGCAGCCTGCGAGGCCGGCATGCCCGCCGTGGTCAGCTGCGTGCCCGGGCCCCTCTTCACCAGTGCCCACAAGAAGAAACagcgccagcagcagcagcagcagggccag ccccggaTCCGGCTGAAGGGCGGTGCCAGGGTCGGCGAGGGCCGCGTTGAGGTGCTCAGGAGCAGCGAGTGGGGCACCATCTGCGACGACCGCTGGAACCTGCAGTCGGCCAGCGTGGTGTGCCGCGAGCTGGGCTTTGGCAGCGCCAAGGAGGCGCTCACCGGGGCACGCATGGGGCAAG GGACGGGCCCCATCCACCTGAACGAGGTGCAGTGCCGGGGCACCGAGAAGTCCCTCTGGAACTGCCCCTTCAGGAACATCACGCAGGAGGACTGCAAGCACTCGGAGGATGCAGCTGTTCGCTGCAACATCCCCTACATGGGCTACGAGAACCTG attCGGCTGAGCGGGGGCCGGAGCCGCTTCGAGGGGCGGGTCGAGGTGGCGCTGGGGGCTGGCGACGGGGAGCGGCCCCGCTGGGGCCTGGTGTGCGGCGAAGGCTGGGGCACGCTGGAGGCCATGGTGGCCTGTCGCCAGCTGGGTCTGGGATTCGCTAACCACGGCTTACAA GAGACGTGGTACTGGGACGCCAGCAACGTGACAGAGATGGTCATGAGCGGGGTGAAGTGTGCCGGCCACGAGATGTCCCTGAGCCACTGCCAGCACCACGgtgccagcctgagctgcaggaacacGGGCACGCGCTTCGCTGCGGGCGTCATCTGCTCCGAGA ctgcctctgACCTGCTGCTGCACGCGCCGCTGGTGCAGGAGACGGCCTACATCGAGGACCGGCCGCTGCACATGCTGTACTGCGCCGCCGAGGAGAACTGCCTGGCCAGCTCGGCCCGCCTGGCCAACTGGCCCTACGGCCACCGCCGCCTGCTCCGCTTCTCCTCCCAGATCCACAACCGCGGCCGCGCCGACTTCCGCCCCAAGGCCGGCCGCCACTCCTGGGTCTGGCACGAGTGCCACCG GCACTACCACAGCATGGACATCTTCACTCACTACGACATCCTGACCCCCAACGGCACCAAGGTGGCCGAGGGACACAAGGCCAGCTTCTGCCTGGAGGACACTGAGTGCGAGGAAG acGTGGCCAAGAGGTACGAGTGTGCCAACTTTGGGGAGCAGGGCATCACTGTGGGCTGCTGGGACCTGTACCGGCACGACATCGACTGCCAGTGGATCGACATCACTGATGTCAAGCCAGGCAACTAcatcctgcag GTCGTGATCAACCCCAACTTCGAGGTGGCAGAAAGTGACTTCACCAACAATGCCATGAAATGCAACTGCAAGTACGACGGGCACCGCATCTGGGTGCACAGCTGCCACATCG GAGATGCGCTCAGCGAGGAGGCCAACAAGCGGTTTGAGCAGTACCCAGGTCAGCTCAACAACCAGATTTCATAG
- the LOXL3 gene encoding lysyl oxidase homolog 3 isoform X2, translating to MGQGTGPIHLNEVQCRGTEKSLWNCPFRNITQEDCKHSEDAAVRCNIPYMGYENLIRLAGGRTEFEGRVEVKRGSKWGTVCSDGWTTKEAMVACRQLGLGYSLHAVTETWYWDASNVTEMVMSGVKCAGHEMSLSHCQHHGASLSCRNTGTRFAAGVICSETASDLLLHAPLVQETAYIEDRPLHMLYCAAEENCLASSARLANWPYGHRRLLRFSSQIHNRGRADFRPKAGRHSWVWHECHRHYHSMDIFTHYDILTPNGTKVAEGHKASFCLEDTECEEDVAKRYECANFGEQGITVGCWDLYRHDIDCQWIDITDVKPGNYILQVVINPNFEVAESDFTNNAMKCNCKYDGHRIWVHSCHIGDALSEEANKRFEQYPGQLNNQIS from the exons ATGGGGCAAG GGACGGGCCCCATCCACCTGAACGAGGTGCAGTGCCGGGGCACCGAGAAGTCCCTCTGGAACTGCCCCTTCAGGAACATCACGCAGGAGGACTGCAAGCACTCGGAGGATGCAGCTGTTCGCTGCAACATCCCCTACATGGGCTACGAGAACCTG ATCCGCCTGGCTGGCGGCAGGACGGAGTTTGAGGGCCGCGTGGAGGTGAAGCGAGGCAGTAAGTGGGGCACGGTCTGCAGCGATGGCTGGACCACCAAGGAGGCCATGGTGGCCTGTCGTCAGCTCGGCCTGGGCTACTCCCTGCATGCAGTGACG GAGACGTGGTACTGGGACGCCAGCAACGTGACAGAGATGGTCATGAGCGGGGTGAAGTGTGCCGGCCACGAGATGTCCCTGAGCCACTGCCAGCACCACGgtgccagcctgagctgcaggaacacGGGCACGCGCTTCGCTGCGGGCGTCATCTGCTCCGAGA ctgcctctgACCTGCTGCTGCACGCGCCGCTGGTGCAGGAGACGGCCTACATCGAGGACCGGCCGCTGCACATGCTGTACTGCGCCGCCGAGGAGAACTGCCTGGCCAGCTCGGCCCGCCTGGCCAACTGGCCCTACGGCCACCGCCGCCTGCTCCGCTTCTCCTCCCAGATCCACAACCGCGGCCGCGCCGACTTCCGCCCCAAGGCCGGCCGCCACTCCTGGGTCTGGCACGAGTGCCACCG GCACTACCACAGCATGGACATCTTCACTCACTACGACATCCTGACCCCCAACGGCACCAAGGTGGCCGAGGGACACAAGGCCAGCTTCTGCCTGGAGGACACTGAGTGCGAGGAAG acGTGGCCAAGAGGTACGAGTGTGCCAACTTTGGGGAGCAGGGCATCACTGTGGGCTGCTGGGACCTGTACCGGCACGACATCGACTGCCAGTGGATCGACATCACTGATGTCAAGCCAGGCAACTAcatcctgcag GTCGTGATCAACCCCAACTTCGAGGTGGCAGAAAGTGACTTCACCAACAATGCCATGAAATGCAACTGCAAGTACGACGGGCACCGCATCTGGGTGCACAGCTGCCACATCG GAGATGCGCTCAGCGAGGAGGCCAACAAGCGGTTTGAGCAGTACCCAGGTCAGCTCAACAACCAGATTTCATAG